AAGATTCTGGATTCCAGACTGAACATGGCCAAAGCACTCTAAAAATATAACGGACTTCTTGGCCGAGTGGTGGAATAACTTTCTAACAGAAATGTTTTCCActtgggattcccaggaattctAAAGTTTGACTTTTAATTTCATGATTTCCTTTCGGGTTTGTGCTGTTGAAAGTTGcatcctcccttggatcagcttTTCAAGCTGAAAGCATTTGTCCATCACTCAGTTGTTTGAAAAGCAAAAGAAGGTAATTATGGGCTAACCCTGAGTTGGTTTCAGCCTACTGTAAACTCTGGTGAGGGCAGTTGGAATAGAGGAGGGAGTGCCATCATCTtgactctgatttttttccagtcCAAATGTCCTAGGAAGAAAGAGAATTGGGAATTATTTCCCAAGAAGGGAGTTGGTGGTGGGGAATAGAGCAAGTTTGTAATTTAAACCAACATACTATGATCTCTCAACTGAACCCACTGTGCTTGGGAAGCTGGGTCAATGAACGCTCtgtgttccattgacctatgtaGGGCTGAGAACATCTGCCTGCTGATCGGCAATATAAACTGATCTTTCAGTGTTCAAAGTACTGCTCTAGACATCCTCTGGGCATCAGCCTAGACCAGTggctggcacatggtaggtgctcaacaaatcaCAAGTGCAGGAATGAAGAGGGGGGAAAATACCAGATAATTGAAGGCACTGTCCCATTCCTTGACAAGCACCTAGATTTGGGGGCAAGGAGGAACTGGTGTTGGTGAGACTGTGAAAAATGATGAAGATGGAAAGATGCTAAGCATAAAGATAAAGTCAAATTAGAGCTGGTTGGAGGCAGGAAGATAACTGCTCATATCTAATATGTGTCAAGACCAGCAGCAAGCATTCTACATGCACAACTTTATTTAATATTCCCAAGAATGCCATTACATTTCAACAGTTCATTCTAAGCATTATGACTACAGTTACCAACATCTTTAGTGTAATAGCCTTTACTCGTTCATGTATTTGTttcatcatctttttttaaacactttttattgagttatagtcattttacaatgttgtgtcatattccagggtagagcacaatttttcagttatacatgaaatacatacattcactgtcacatttgtTTCATCATCTCTTTATTTTGATAGATGGATGGGCCAGAAAGTGTGGTTATGGAACTGGCAGATGCAGAAAATCTTGCAAAGcaaatgagaagaagaaagaaaaatgtggggCAAGAAAGGTTTGCTGCATCCCTGTAGTAAAGCATAAACCAATAGAATCTGCCAAGAAAGAAGAGATGACATTTTGGACTACGACAAGTATGACCAAGTATCCATCTAAGACTTGTGATGAGACAATTTTGGCAGCCACTGTAGTGCGTCAGTGAGATTGCTCTCAGGTCGCCTACATGGTTTTTAGATCCTTAGACATCTGCCGGGTCCTCACatgatccattaaaaaatatgtgctCTTTCCAGCTACTGTTCTTTCTTGTCTCTCTAGGCCTCTGTAGCCTAACATGTCTAGGCTGTCCCAGGATATGACTGGGATATCAGTTCTTACAGTAAGACAGTTTTATAGATTCTGGATCCTGAATTCTCAAGCCTCTGACTAGGTGCTTCTAGGTCTCTGAATGTAGAAGTTTTCCAGGTTAATACAAATTCCACCTTGGTCACACGTTCTTATCTCTGCTGAGATAGGCCACTGTGGTCCAGAAGTCTTCTTGCCTGTTTAGTTTAGGGTATAGCCCAAGGCTCTGTCTCATTGTATCACTCTGGGAATTGATCCCTTACCCAAACCCCTAATCACACCTGGCTTTTCAAGTATTGGCATGCCCTCTGACCAAGAGGCAACCCTTCCTGCCCCAATCAAATGGCGGAGGAGGGAGGAATAGtaaaactaactaactaactaaacaAACAAAGACCTTGAAAATTTACTGAGAACTTACTGTGTGCAAAGCCTTGTCCTAAGCACTTACATATATACCTCATTTTGCCCTAACAATAGCTCCACGCAGTAGAAAATAGTATTATGTCCTTTGGCCCGAAGGGGAAACTAAGttacagagagattaagtgacttgccccagcCGGCACAAAGATCTAGCTCAGTAGTAGGACTTTGAACCCACGATGCCTGAGCTCAGACATTACGTTTCCTCATAGTGGAAAATGATTGTTGCAGCAAAAAAGCTTCCCTTTACTCGTCCCCACCAGAACCAACTTCCTCAATGTGGAAGGTGTGGTGAAAGGGAAAGCTTTGTGAGCCTCCTTGTGGTTAAGATGTGTAATAAACCCAGCCCTGAATGGTATATCTAGGCACCAATAGAAATTTGTCTTGTTGCAGTTAAGGAGGAAGTTGTTCCCATTTAGCCGACAGTCTTAGTTCAGAAGCCAATGCCAATAAGGTCCTAAAGTTGAAAATTATCCCTAGCCTTTGTTGACCTAATtatctggaaaacaaaaataacctcaaAACATTAAAGAGTTAAATTTCAAAATGGAGCCTATAAGCGAAAATCTATAAATCAGCAGGAAAAAACCGACTGCTGtcaaaataaaagggaaaaataggcaGAACCACATACTTTGTAGAAAAACTAAaatacacaatacatatatatctgaagTTTAACTTCCCCATAGTCAAAGAAATAGAAGCTATTATATATTTAGgtattttccctcattttaaaatttgcagtgTTCAGAAATTGATGATACACTAAGCAGACAGGAATAAGGTGCATTTATAGAATTATTATGTTGAATGGTTTATGTCTGTGAATAGTTACATAGAATATACTTGTACATGAAACATACATATACTtattagcaaaaagaaaaaggacataaaATGCCCAATTACGAAACTggataaaaaaaatgtacaggGCACCCAATCCATGAAATTTTATgcaattattaaaaattcagtttttggaGAATATTTAATATACGGGAAAATAGTCATGAtgtaatagaaaattttaaaggaggatacacattttttttcacatggtGTCCAGGAATCCGAGGGAGAGCAACAGAGCAAAACAGTATCGTTACTTCCTTATTATTTAAGAACTTTCCACAATTTCAGCGAATAGTTCATGAGCAGTATTGAATGTAGATAATAATTCTTTACCTCACTAACTCAACATTCAtactatattaatataaatattaaagctTCATATCAACAGTTATGTTTTTCATCATTCATTTCTGCAACTGTTCCTTTTTTAAACACCCATTTAATTTCATGGACATGCTATATCCTCTTACCCTTctgattatatttattatgtcCTTGAGGGACAGAGTGGGAGCTATTTTTGAGTCTTGTATCCTGCAATGTTTTCAGTAAGAGGGACTCAGAGATAAAACCTGTCTGGTGAAGTTCCTTGGATCCTATTTTTCAGGGCATATCAACCATCCAAAGTCCAACACTAACTGTTTCTTAGAGACAGATCCTTCTCACTATCAATTGTAGGATCTAATAAAGAAGGTGTCACATGCTAAACTAAATCACAAAATGCTCCGACTGAAATACTCTGGTCAATTTTTTTCATTGGCTGTCCCAGGGCATCTTCTCCTTTAGGTACGAATCATCTCTGTGGATAGAACTCTCTTCCTAATGTCTACAGTAGCACATACACTTCCTGggcttcagaattttttttcaatctaatCTCATCAacattttattctcaaaaataCATCTCCAATgagatcctttttcttttccatgaagaaaaatcagaaaaggtaGGCAAGGTAAAAGAAATTATTAACTTCCTCCAAGGCATTGTTTTCACTTTAATGTAGAGCTTTttggatgtgtgtatgtgtacgcGTGGGTGTTTGTGTAGATAATAATGGATACATCCATGTATTTCTTCttgcaacaaatattcattgatcACCTACTCTCTGCCTGTACTGGTGAAGGAGCTAGATACAGATCAGTGAGAAAAGTAGAAATAGTCCACGTCTCATGAACTTTAAATATAAGTGTATTCAAATCCAAATGCATGACCTCAAGAAATAAACTCAGTATAGACTCTAGAGATCTAATTTGTGTTTTATAGggttttgttggttggttggtttgttttccaAGTAGGAATGGTACCCTTCTTGAGTTAGTAAGCTACTTTTTCTCCAGTCAATATGGTGTAACTACAAAATAAAAGTGCCCTAATCTAATTAATTGCCCCTCATATCTAACTAGAGAgagtaaagagaatgaaaaataaggaagaaaattgcATCTCTGTAACTGTAGGAAAGGACTATATTCTTCAATCACATTCAATTTCTAATACAGGACCTATTAGTTAGGAGGTACAATAGGTTATAATGTGAAACACAAAATCATGCAAAAATGTGTCTTATACAAATTAGGGTCTTATTCTTCTCATATGACATAAAGTCAAGGGATGCTATAAGAGCTTCAGAATGACATCAGGCACCAGGCAATGTCTTCCTCTGTTTTCACACATTCCTATTATGTGCTCTTGCCTCACAGTTATAAGATGGCTGCATTGCCTCCAGCATTATGACTGTGTTTCATGAAGAAGGAAGTGGCAGGGCAAAAGCTAATGAGGGCATGCCACTTGAATCTTtgccccttctttttttttaagtatcttatGAGATATCCTACCAAAAATATTCTGCTTAATATCATTGGTCATAATTGCATCACATTCCACCACTGTATGTTTGCAAATTTATGAAAAGTTGTTTACATGGGCACACTGCTGCACCCAAACTATCATTCAGACACAATATGATGTAATAAGGAGCAAATAATGGAAATGCCCAGAGCACACTCAGTCCTCAGCAGATCTCAAGTAGCACACTGAGTTCTCCAAGAAAGGTGGCCCCCTCTGCAGGGCCAAACTAATGATCCCTTTCTTTGAACATCAAGATCTAATTGTGCTGACAGCCTGCAGGCATACCCTGAGTTTTGCGGAACACCAcagagggttgggggaggaacTGCGCGTTCAGACCTTCATCCATGAAAAGAGCAGGGTAGAGATGTGGAGGTCAGACGAGCTCGGTTGACAGGTGACCAGTGTCACTACTGCTGATCTAAGTCAGtggaagaaatatgaaagaagaatatactaaagagagagagaaagagggagagatcTGAagatatatacagaaaactgggtTCTGTAATTGAAGGTGTCCACTAAGAGTGTGACAGCCCAAAACATGTGGGCTGCATCTAAAGTGACAAAAGAGGAAACATCTCAATAATCTAAGACTACCTcaagctagaaaaagaagagcaaactaaacccaaagcaaggagaagaaaggaaaaaatcaggaaaaaagatcagggggaaaaaaacccaaaagctggttcttaaaaaaaaaactataaaattgttatatctaatttcaaaattgataaaaataaaaagaagggacTTCCAAATCACCAGTATCAGTAATGAAGCAATGGATAACATTATGATCCTATagccattaaaaaagataataagggAACACTACAAGAAACTTTTCACTCATAATTTACAACTTAGAAGAAGTAGAACAGTTTTTTGAAGACCAAAAGCTACTTCAACTCACCCTTGATGAAACAGACAAACTGAAGAGTTTTATAaccattaaagaaactgaattggtaatttaaaagttttcaagAAGAAATCTCCAGACTCAGAATGGTTTCacaggagaattctaccaaataatTTAGAAGATTTAATGCCAATATTACATGATTTACTACAGAAagtagaagaggagggaacattttctaactcattttatgatgTCAGCATTACCCAATACTAAAACCAGAGACAGACATTACGGGAAAGgaaaaaactacagaccaatagcTCTCatgaatttatttgtaaatatctaagcaaaatatttgcaagtagaatccaacaatgtatgaaaataattatacaccAGGACCAGGAGGAATTCATTTCAGGTATGCAAAACTGGTTTAATATTCCAAAATCAGTCACTATAACCCCATCATATCAAtagggaaataataaaaataatatgagaatACCAACTGTTGCATAAAAGGCAATTTATTTAAAATCCAACAccaattcatgataaaaattctcagaaagTTCGAAGAAAAGGGAATTGCAtcaacttgataaagagcatctatGAAACAAATCCGTTATATTTAATGGTCAAAGATGAAATGCTTTCACTTTAACACCTCTAGAAATCATTGTtgttgcaataaagcaagaaattaaaaacatacagattgaaaaggaagaaagaaaaccatcCTGACAGAGAAGAAAGTAGGAGGTATTGTTCTATCCAATATCAAGGCTTAGGTAGAGTAGTGAAGGCAGTGTGATATTAGTGGAGGGAAAAAGACATATCAGTGGTACAAATTAGGGAACCTATAAATGGACCATACAGGTATGCCTAATTGAATTTTGACAAGATCCAAATTAAATTAAAGGAGGGATCCTTGtagtgatggaactgttctgtatcttgactgtggttgTGAATATGTGAgcctacacatgtgataaaattgtatagcactacacacacacacagtcacaacacacacatgcacatacaaatGATTACAAGTAAAACTGGGGAACTAGAATAAGATTGGTGAAATGTATCAACGTCAACATCCTGGTTGTTGATATTGTGCCGTAAGTTTGCAAGATGCTCCCATTGGGGGACACCAGACAAAGGGTACCACAGGACCACTCTAAgttatttcttacaactacatgtgaatctacaattatttcaattaaaaattccaTTAGAAAAGCTATTAGCAGGTGGAATTTGGCAATATGTGAAAAGAATTAAAACCAAGACCAGGTGGGATTTGCTGCAGGATGAAAGGtagttaaatatttgaaaatcatcaaCATCACCCATCAAATTAACAgggtaaaggagaaaaatcacatgatcataacAATTGATGCATAAATAGCATCTGAATAAGCTCTGTAtaattcatgacaaaaactctcagaacactaagaatgggagaaaactttctCAAAATCATAAAAAAGCATCTACAAAATACCTATAGATAATTTCATACTTACTGGTAAAAGAATGAGTGCTTTACCTCAAAGATCACAAAAATGCAAGGATATTCACTCTCACCATTCTCAATTAAAATACTCTGAAAATTCTGCCCAGCACAGTAAGATAAGAGGAGGAATgaaaaggcatacagattggaaaagaagaaagaaaatttgcaGTTGACACAATAGTCTACATAAAAAAGACCAAGGAATCTATAAAAATTCCCTAAAACTACTAAGTCATTTAACAAGTTCCAGGATACAAGACcaacacataaaaatgaattGTACTGCTGTATTACTAACTAGTAAGGGTAGGTGGATActgaaattaaaagtataaaatcattaaaatcactcataaattaaaatacttaggtGTAAATTGAAAAAACATTTTAGTGCTTGTATTCTTAAAACTAGAAAATGCCgatgaaagaaatataaaaaagacttAAATGAAGTGGCATAGGCACCACGTCcctggattggaagactcaacatagtaaagaaGTCATTTCTCCCCAAACTGAAACACAGGTTTAACTCAGCTGCTATCATAATCCCAGCAAGATCTTTTGTAGATACACACAAGACTACTCCAACATTTTTACTGGAAGGCAAAGGAACAGGTATAGCTACAATAATTtctagaaagaagaataaaggaaCCACTATACTATCTCAAGACACGTTATACAGCTACGGTAACCAAGAGTGTGCGGCACCGGCAGAGGAACAGGTACATAATCAACGGAACATAATAGAGAACCAAGTACAgccaactaatttttaaaaatactttatttatttattattgtattatttaatgatttcattttggcagggggtaattaggtttatttattttcagaggaggtactgggaattgaatccaggaccttgcatgttaagcatgcgctctaccacttgagctataccctccccccagccaaCTCATTTTGGCAAACCTgccaaagcaattcaatggaagAAGGCAGTACTTCAAACAAATGGTTACTGCAAAAATGAGATatccacagttaaaaaaaaatctattcaaacTATAAACATCACACCTTATAGAAATATTAATACAAAATGGATTGGGGCAATCACTCGGATGGAAAGAAGGATACTCTACTGGGTGTTGTAAACTACTGGTCTGAAAAAAAATGGGCTCTTGATACAGCATTCTGCTATCATTGATATGTATAAGGTATATAAGGTATATACGCTGGCATAAGAGAGAGAAGTAACTGGCCCCATCCAGGATGAAGGATGACTTTTGGGGGATGTTGTTTCTTTCCATCAGACCCTACACATTCTCAGGATTATAACTCATTTCGtaaggcctcagttttctttaaaagtttctaGAACAGAGCAATATTTTGTCATGCACACTCGATGGTGCAAGTTAATGGTCCTGTGTTCTGGGTGGCATAGCATTCTCCCCCTCTCTGGTTCATCACCCATGATAGGCCTGTAAAGGTGACCACTTCGAGTCCTAGCTGTGCCAAGAGTTCTGCATCTCTCAGGACACGGAGCTTCCTCTCTCCCAGAAGCCATGAATCTCCTGATGCTGACTTTCACAATATGCGGGTTACTAACTCTGGTGACCAAAGGTAATGGAACCCTACAATGAAGGGATGATGGAACTAAGATGAGTTGTTGACCTGGGGCTCCCAGGTGTcttgaggggggaaaaagaagCCACAGGAAAAGCCTTGGGCCAATAAAGAGCAGCAGAGGTGTGCTTACAATGGCAGCTCCTTGTCCCTACTCTCTAAGAATCTGTTAGAGGCACCTATCAAACTGGGGTGTCTTATGCAACATTTCTCCAAAGGCAATAATTTCTTCAGTCTTCTGAGTGGCCCTTTCTGTCTCTTCTATAACCAACCAGTGTTAACTCAGCCTCACTTTGCTTCTATTTTAATGATTTCATTGTTGCACCTATTTTATCGTTGTGTCCTATTAGTCCAGCTCTTACTACCATCTTGAATTCTCCTTTGTCATTAAAGTACTTTCAAGGGAGACCCTCGTTTTTACGTTCTGAGGTATGGTGAATAAATTCATCATACTATTTGTAGGTTCTGCAGAGTTGTCATTAGAAAGAGACAACACGAGTCTGAGTTAGAAGTGGGGATAAATTAAGACAGAGTAAAAAGACAAGTGACCAATAGGGAGGTTTTGATAACAGATCAATAACGAATGAGCTTACTCCCTCTTTTTAATAATGTTACTTTTGAAACTTATCTACTTCTATTGAAAAATAATACTTGCAGTTGATTACAAAGTATCAAACAATTGATAGGTTTATACTAGTTTAAGGAAAAGTACTCTCCCACCCTGGAATAACAGTTCTTCAGTCTTCCCTTCAGAATCTCTGAATCATTCAATCAAGTAATCTTACCAATTGGTAGTATAACCTAGCAGATCCAAATATTTGTGtatcttagatttttaaaaatccaatgtaAATTAATCATAGGGATTCTTCTACAATATACTAGCAATATGTCTCAAAGACTTTTTATGAATACCTGaaaatacttcattatttttaatgtatacatAGAATGTATGGGGGGAGTGGTGAATTTCCTTCTGTAATTTAATTGGTCCTACCCTGGAAAACCAGTCTTTATCAGAAATAATTCAGCAAGGAAATTTAGTTTCAAAAAGAGTATGTCTTTCCACTTATGATTACACACAGAcgcgcacacactcacacacacacacacacacacacaaacacaattgtCAAAAAATCCACCAAATGGGCTACACTACTCTTCATTCTTATCACTAGTGTGCGAGAATGTCAGCTTCCCACACACTGATCACtacatttttaaatcacattcTTTCCAGTATTACATTCCAATGTGTGATAATGTTGTCACATTTTTGTTTGCATTCATCACATTTTAATTACGAATGCATTTGAACATCTATTCCattggattcctgaactttcttactgattttttaagaGTTCCTTATGCACTAAGAAAATGGACTCAAAATTTGGAGACATTTATCTTTCTTAGAAAGGTATTCTCTTCCATGAAATGGATGTAAATATGCCTATGAGTCTATATCCTGATTCATATGGAGACATGTTGATTTAGTAAGTGAGGTAAAGAATTATTATTTACACTCAATCCTGCTCATGAACTATTTGCTGAAATCGTGGGAAGttcttaaataataaagaagTGACAATGTGGTTTTGTTCTGTTGCTCTCCCTCAGATTCCTGAACaccatgtgaaaaaaaatgtgtatcctCCTTCAAAAGTTTCTATTACATCATGAGTATTTTCCCATGTGTTAAATATTCTCCAAAAACCAAATTTTTAATACTTGCATAAAATTTCATGGAATTGGTGCCCTGTACATTTTTTATCCAATTTCATAACTGGGCATTTTATGTCCTTATTCTTTTTGCTAATAAGTATGTTTCAGGTACAAGTATATTCTATGTAACCACTCATAGACATAAACCATTCAACATAACAATTCTAGAAATGCACCTTATTCCTGTCTACTCAGTGTACCATCAATTTCTGAACattgcaaattttaaaatgagggaaaatacCTAAATATATAATAGCTTCTATTTCTTTGACTATGGGGAAGTCaaacttcaaatatatatgtattgtgtattttaatttttctacaaaGTATGTGGTTCtgcctatttttcccttttattttgaCAGCAGTCAGTTTTTTCCTGCTGATTTATAGATCTTCACTTATAGGTTCCATTTTGAAATTTAACTCTTTAATGTTTTGAGggtatttttgtgttttcaagTGAGGCAGCATCTAATGGTTTGGTAAAGATACTTTTTACCAAGCAAAGCTGCCCATCAGTGAATTGCTGTCAATAGCTGTATTGAAGTTGATGCAATCTGATTCCATACCTGGTTTGTTTCAGAGAGAATTCACACAAGGGATAATTTTTTGGCTAGATGGCTTACGTGCCTGAAATAATACTACTATTATTCATAGTTTTTAGATTTCTGGTTTTGAGATATTGGTGTTGGAGGTCACATGCCCTAACAACATAAAAGTTCTAGATTGAGGAACTTTGAAATAAATGACTGCTCTCACtcttaaaaaaaagcattaattATAGATCATTCCCTGTTGTCATCATTGCATTGCTTAAGCCATATTCTTGGAATTATCCTTAATAGTCTAAGCTGTGACATCCCATCTATCAGGAAGTCTATTACATCTACCTGCAAATTATATTCAGAAGCAACCAACCTCACCCCCTCCACTGCTGCCACTCTGACTCAAGTCACTATCATCTCTCACCTCTTACTGCCATAGCCTCCTCACAGGTCTCTGTCCTTCTACCCTGGCCTCCTGCAGTCTACGATCACGACAGCACAGAGTGTGATCCTCTCACACTGGAAGTCAGACCATGTACCTCTTCTGCTCAGATCTCTGCAATGGCCCCCTCTTCGCTCAGAACAATAAGCAGGGTCTTTACAGTGGCCCACCAGGTGGGCCCTCCATGACCTGGCCCTTATGGCCTCTCCCACCTCATCTCCCACTGCTCTAGTCCTTGTTCACTTCCCCAGAGTCACACTGGCCTCAGTGCCCTTACTCAAGCATGCCAGGTTGCTCAACCCACAGcattctgtttgttttctctgctcAGAATGCACTTTCCCCACATACCAGCATGGCTAATTATTTTA
Above is a window of Camelus dromedarius isolate mCamDro1 chromosome 18, mCamDro1.pat, whole genome shotgun sequence DNA encoding:
- the DEFB115 gene encoding beta-defensin 115, giving the protein MLLDHSSPLSGYIQLLFLALAVLVVLAEASPDGWARKCGYGTGRCRKSCKANEKKKEKCGARKVCCIPVVKHKPIESAKKEEMTFWTTTSMTKYPSKTCDETILAATVVRQ